In one Cygnus atratus isolate AKBS03 ecotype Queensland, Australia chromosome 14, CAtr_DNAZoo_HiC_assembly, whole genome shotgun sequence genomic region, the following are encoded:
- the AFAP1L1 gene encoding actin filament-associated protein 1-like 1, whose protein sequence is MRERAKLLGRRGTFLPDFLARQHNPADPVCPMPLGEDLRGHREAGAGKADCAEGLMPVFSLVLGKEEEAEVLDQLLPELSVLLKLLDHEYLSATTQEKKLAVSTILQKLQPPAGKDADFMYVNTASLSNGTSFVESLFEEFDCDLRDLQDMQEEDGDTGDGVGLELARSQPAKTVRPSPLMLVGFLPQVPTDPPPPLPTTPPPEDYYEEALPLGPGKAPEYITSRNSSSPPNSIEDGYYEDADSNYPVTRMNGEQKNSYNDSDAMSSSYESYDEEEEEGKGQQLTHQWPSEEASMNLVKDCRICAFLLRKKRFGQWAKQLTIIRDGKLLCYKSSKDQQPHVEVPLGTCNVIYIPKDRRRKKHELRFSLPGAEALVLAVQSKEQAEEWLKVIKEASSPGAGGMEAPTSPVMPCKMDLDKRLSQEKHTSDSDSMATGETCSPMARREPCEHGKGKKSSLADLRGSMSRAAGKKITRIISFSKKKPSPEDTQTSSTEEDIPCCGYLSVLVNQCWKERWCRLKANTLYFHKDRTDLRTHVNAIVLRGCEVVPGLGPKHPFAFRILRNGQEVTALEASCSEDLGRWLGLLLVETGSQTAPEALHYDYVDVETIANIVTAVRQSYLWASSSQDSRPDSSRVVYDDVPYEKVQAQEEPGRPSGAQVKRHASSCSEKSRRVDPQVKVKRHASNANQYRYGKNRAEEDARRFLTEKEKLEKEKAAIRSELVLLRKEKRELREAMKGSTGMKLQDLEQRVAVLEEQCRQKEERRVDLELQLTEVKERLKQSLAGGLALGLAVTGKAENGEATNKPNGSPPEHLVPVNCAAELRKRSPSILPANKGNVLRKAKEWEKKQT, encoded by the exons ATGCGGGAGCGTGCcaagctgctgggcaggaggggtACTTTCCTGCCTGATTTCCTCGCCCGCCAGCACAACCCAGCTGATCCCGTGTGCCCCATGCCACTGGGCGAGGATCTGCGGGGCCATCGG GAGGCTGGTGCTGGCAAAGCCGACTGTGCCGAAGGGCTGATGCCGGTGTTTAGCTTGGTGCtgggcaaggaggaggaagcagaag TGCTGGACCAGCTCCTTCCTGAGCTCAGCGTCCTGCTCAAGCTGCTGGACCACGAGTACCTGAGTGCCACCACACAGGAGAAGAAGCTGGCCGTCTCCACCAtcctgcagaagctgcagccaCCTGCAG GGAAGGATGCAGACTTCATGTATGTGAACACGGCCTCCCTGAGCAACGGCACCAGCTTCGTGGAGTCTCTCTTCGAGGAGTTCG ACTGTGACCTGCGGGACCTCCAGGACATGCAGGAGGAGGACGGGGACACCGGCGATGGCGTTGGCTTGGAGCTTGCGAGGAGCCAGCCAGCAAAAACCGTAC GGCCCTCTCCACTCATGCTGGTGGGGTTTCTGCCGCAGGTTCCTACAGACCCTCCTCCACCACTGCCCACCACCCCCCCACCCGAGGATTACTACGAGGAAGCGCTGCCCCTGGGCCCAGGGAAGGCCCCCGAGTACATCACCTCCCGCA aCAGCTCCAGCCCCCCCAACTCGATCGAGGATGGCTACTACGAGGACGCAGACAGCAACTACCCCGTCACCAGGATGAACGGGGAGCAGAAGAACTCCT ACAATGACTCGGATGCCATGAGCAGCTCTTACGAGTCCTatgatgaggaggaggaggaggggaagggccAGCAGCTGACACACCAGTGGCCGTCAGAGGAAGCCTCCATGAACCTGGTGAAGGACTGTAGGATTTGCGCTTTCCTGTTGCGCAAGAAGCGCTTCGGGCAGTGGGCCAAGCAGCTCACCATCATACGGGACGGCAAGCTGCTG TGCTACAAAAGCTCCAAGGACCAGCAGCCGCATGTGGAAGTGCCCCTGGGCACCTGCAATGTCATCTACATCCCCAAGGACAGGCGGCGCAAGAAGCACGAGCTGCGTTTCTCGCTGCCGGGGGCTGAGGCGCTGGTGCTGGCCGTGCAGAGCAAGGAGCAGgctgaggagtggctgaag GTGATAAAGGAAGCGAGCAGTCCAGGAGCAGGCGGGATGGAAGCTCCCACGTCCCCAGTGATGCCCTGCAAGATGGACCTGGATAAG AGGCTGTCGCAGGAGAAGCACACCTCTGACTCGGACAGCATGGCGACGGGCGAGACCTGCTCCCCCATGGCCCGCAGGGAGCCCTGCGAGCACG GGAAAGGCAAGAAGAGCAGCTTGGCTGACCTGAGGGGCTCAATGAGCCGGGCGGCAGGGAAGAAGATCACCAGGATCATCAGCTTCTCCAAGAAGAAGCCTTCCCCTGAGGACACGCAGACCTCCTCCACTGAGGAGGACATCCCGTGCTGCG GCTACCTCAGCGTCTTGGTCAACCAGTGCTGGAAGGAGCGCTGGTGCCGCCTGAAGGCCAACACCCTCTACTTCCACAAGGACCGCACCGACCTGCGCACCCACGTGAACGCCATCGTCCTCCGGGGCTGCGAGGTGGTGCCGGGGCTGGGCCCCAAGCACCCCTTCGCTTTCCGCATCCTTCGCAACGGGCAGGAGGTGACCGCGCTGGAG gCAAGCTGCTCAGAAGACCTGGGCCGCTGGCTGGGTCTCCTCTTGGTGGAGACAGGCTCCCAGACAGCGCCAGAGGCCTTGCACTATGACTACGTGGACGTGGAGACCATCGCCAACATCGTGACGGCCGTGAGGCAGTCCTACCT GTGGGCCAGCTCCTCCCAGGACAGCCGGCCAGACTCCTCCCGCGTGGTGTACGACGACGTTCCCTACGAGAAGGTTCAG GCCCAGGAGGAGCCAGGGCGGCCGTCAGGAGCCCAGGTGAAGCGCCACGCGTCCTCCTGCAGTGAGAAGTCACGGCGGGTGGACCCGCAGGTCAAAGTGAAGAGGCACGCGTCGA ATGCCAACCAGTACAGGTACGGGAAGAACCGGGCCGAGGAGGATGCCAGGCGATTTCTGACGGAGaaggagaagctggagaaggagaaagcagcaaTCCGCAGTGAGCTGGTGTTGCTGcggaaagagaaaagagagctGCGGGAAGCCATGAAGGGCAGCACAG GGATGAAGCTGCAGGACCTGGAGCAGCGGgtggcagtgctggaggagcagtGCCGGCAGAAGGAGGAGCGCCGCGTCGACCTGGAGCTCCAGCTGACCGAAGTGAAGGAGCGGCTGAAGCAGTCActggcaggagggctggccctggggctggctgtgaCCGGCAAGGCGGAGAATGGG GAAGCtacaaacaagccaaacggGAGTCCCCCTGAGCACTTGGTCCCTGTCAACTGTGCAGCCGAACTGAGGAAGAGAAGCCCCTCCATCCTCCCTGCCAACAAGGGAAACGTGCTGCGGAAAGCCAAG GAATGGGAAAAGAAGCAGACTTAA